A part of Desulfomicrobium baculatum DSM 4028 genomic DNA contains:
- the htpG gene encoding molecular chaperone HtpG produces MSQAQQFEFKTEIKQLLDIITHSLYTSREIFLRELVSNASDALDKLRFEQSRSAEIVSPDLDLQISITADEENRQLVITDTGIGMTQDELVENIGTIAHSGSAEFIRQAMADQANSSNIIGRFGVGFYSVFMVADKVTIRTRSFRPEAKGVEWSSDGMGTYSVAELDEDMPRGTTLTVHLKEEGKEFAEPNRIKSIIKKHSNFISFPILVQGEKANTVQALWRENKFSITPEQYTEFYKFLTYDHEEPLDTLHLSVDAPVQFSALAFVPPRSQDTFGFDRDNYGLDLYVRRVLIQSKNKDLIPEYLGFVRGVVDTEDLPLNISRETLQENLLIRKIATTLTKQILTHLKKLGQDKDRYITFWKEHAKRFKLGYSDFANQEAFGELLRFNSSRHEDKDGLISLDEYIEAAKEGQKEIYYISGPSREAVEQNPHLEIFRAKGVEVLYLYEPVDEFVMDSLRKFKEFELKATENADIANLEQFASAADKADKPEDLNTEETKDMDRFLARVQEILGDRITEARISKRLSQSPSCLVSPDGSTSQMHKIMQLVTKDSSIPKKIFEINQDHKLVRNLLSVFAKNEKDEFVATIVEQLYESALLMDGYLADPHKMVSRLNKLMEDSSAWYKEREGK; encoded by the coding sequence AAGCTGCGCTTCGAGCAAAGCCGGTCCGCCGAAATCGTAAGCCCGGACCTGGATTTGCAAATCTCCATCACGGCCGACGAAGAGAACCGCCAGCTCGTCATCACCGACACCGGCATCGGCATGACCCAGGACGAACTGGTGGAAAACATCGGCACCATCGCCCATTCCGGGTCCGCCGAATTCATCCGCCAGGCCATGGCCGACCAGGCCAACTCCTCCAACATCATCGGCCGCTTCGGCGTGGGCTTTTACTCGGTCTTCATGGTCGCCGACAAGGTCACCATCCGCACCCGCTCCTTCCGTCCCGAAGCCAAGGGTGTGGAGTGGAGTTCCGACGGTATGGGCACCTACTCCGTAGCCGAACTGGACGAGGATATGCCCCGGGGCACGACCCTGACCGTGCACCTGAAGGAAGAGGGCAAGGAATTCGCCGAGCCGAACCGCATCAAGTCCATCATCAAGAAGCACTCAAATTTCATCTCCTTCCCCATCCTGGTTCAGGGCGAAAAAGCCAACACGGTGCAGGCCCTGTGGCGCGAAAACAAGTTTTCGATCACCCCAGAGCAGTACACGGAATTCTACAAATTCCTGACCTACGACCACGAAGAACCCCTCGACACCCTGCACCTGAGCGTGGACGCCCCGGTGCAGTTCTCGGCCCTGGCCTTCGTGCCCCCGCGCAGCCAGGACACCTTCGGCTTCGACCGCGACAACTACGGCCTGGACCTGTACGTGCGCCGCGTCCTGATCCAGAGCAAGAACAAGGACCTCATCCCCGAATACCTTGGCTTCGTGCGCGGCGTGGTCGACACCGAGGACCTGCCGCTGAACATCTCCCGCGAGACCCTGCAGGAAAACCTGCTCATCCGCAAAATCGCCACCACCCTGACCAAGCAGATCCTGACCCATCTCAAGAAGCTCGGCCAGGACAAGGATCGCTACATCACCTTCTGGAAGGAACACGCCAAGCGCTTCAAGCTCGGCTACTCCGACTTCGCCAACCAGGAAGCTTTCGGCGAGCTGCTGCGCTTCAACTCCTCCCGCCACGAGGACAAGGACGGGCTCATTTCCCTGGATGAATACATCGAGGCGGCCAAGGAAGGACAAAAGGAAATCTACTACATCTCCGGCCCCAGCCGCGAGGCTGTCGAGCAGAACCCGCACCTGGAGATCTTCCGCGCCAAGGGCGTCGAGGTGCTCTACCTGTACGAACCCGTGGACGAATTCGTCATGGACAGCCTGCGCAAGTTCAAGGAGTTCGAGCTCAAGGCCACCGAGAACGCCGACATCGCAAACCTCGAACAGTTCGCGAGCGCAGCCGACAAGGCCGACAAGCCCGAAGACCTGAACACCGAGGAAACCAAGGACATGGACCGCTTCCTCGCACGCGTGCAGGAGATCCTGGGCGACCGCATCACCGAAGCCCGCATCTCCAAGCGCCTGAGCCAGAGCCCCTCCTGCCTGGTCAGCCCGGACGGGTCCACGTCCCAGATGCACAAGATCATGCAACTGGTGACCAAAGACTCCTCCATCCCCAAGAAGATCTTCGAGATCAACCAGGACCACAAGCTGGTGCGCAACCTGCTCTCCGTCTTCGCCAAAAACGAGAAGGACGAATTCGTGGCCACCATCGTCGAACAGCTCTACGAATCCGCCCTGCTCATGGACGGCTACCTGGCCGACCCGCACAAGATGGTCAGCCGCCTGAACAAACTGATGGAAGACTCCAGCGCCTGGTACAAAGAACGGGAAGGAAAATAG
- a CDS encoding ABC transporter ATP-binding protein: MKNNDNSALGRSLWRLVRFARPHARRIGIGLAANAGARFFDLLPMIVVGRVVDTVAGALREEQALAGSDFAWAGLLVLGTFAGLAVFQSVSDYTLDSAAQRIRHDLRVDLYTHVQKLDVSYFESRQTGDIMAVLAGDVDNLERFFSDTSTSIVRLFITFTGIYGILFWMDYHLALLLLAPMPIAIWAVRFFATRVAPQYRKARKAVGDINAILENNLQGMNVIQAYSAQDHQTGRIRLRSEEYRDAAIRAARERARFVPLLYGVAGLGYALLIGGGGWMTFAGIGPSVGDFTTFVLLAMRLILPLFVFGMLINQIQQSEASALRINEIFDTTPTVRDQAKATPLEGGLERVEVRDVCFAYPEREKVLCGINLRLERGRVLGVVGPTGAGKSSLAKLMLRYYDPLEGEILVNGRELSSVTLDSWRGRIGYVSQEAYLFHGTVSENIRLGSPSATDDDIIRAADMAGSGEFIAALPQGYETMVGDRGMKLSGGQRQRISLARALLRDPEFLILDEATSSVDTRTEEVIQNNLKNLRADRITLAIAHRLSTVRHCDEIVVVVDGIIVERGTHGDLVAAGGVYAGLWQVQSGE, translated from the coding sequence ATGAAAAATAACGACAACAGCGCCCTTGGTCGCTCCCTCTGGCGGCTGGTGCGTTTCGCCCGCCCCCATGCGCGGCGGATCGGCATCGGGCTTGCGGCCAATGCCGGGGCACGCTTTTTCGATTTGCTGCCCATGATCGTGGTTGGCCGGGTGGTGGACACCGTGGCCGGGGCTTTGCGCGAAGAACAGGCACTGGCAGGCAGTGATTTTGCGTGGGCGGGTCTGCTGGTGCTGGGCACCTTTGCCGGTCTGGCCGTGTTTCAGAGCGTGAGCGATTACACCCTGGACTCGGCGGCGCAGCGAATCCGCCATGATCTGCGCGTGGACCTTTACACCCATGTCCAGAAGCTCGACGTGTCCTATTTCGAGTCCCGCCAGACAGGCGACATCATGGCCGTGCTGGCCGGGGACGTGGATAATCTGGAGCGCTTTTTCTCGGACACGTCCACGAGCATCGTGCGTCTTTTCATCACCTTCACCGGCATCTACGGCATCCTTTTCTGGATGGACTACCATCTGGCGCTGCTCCTTCTGGCCCCCATGCCCATCGCCATCTGGGCCGTGCGCTTCTTCGCCACCCGCGTCGCCCCGCAGTACCGCAAGGCAAGAAAGGCCGTGGGCGACATCAACGCCATCCTCGAAAACAACCTGCAGGGCATGAACGTCATCCAGGCCTACTCGGCCCAGGACCACCAGACCGGCCGTATCCGCCTGCGTTCCGAGGAATACCGCGACGCCGCCATCCGCGCGGCCCGGGAGCGGGCGCGATTTGTTCCGTTGCTCTACGGGGTGGCGGGGCTGGGGTACGCTCTTCTTATCGGCGGGGGCGGGTGGATGACATTCGCGGGCATCGGGCCCAGCGTGGGCGATTTCACCACCTTTGTGCTACTGGCCATGCGTCTCATTTTACCGCTGTTTGTCTTTGGCATGCTCATCAATCAGATTCAGCAGTCCGAAGCTTCGGCCCTGCGCATCAATGAGATCTTCGACACCACGCCCACGGTGCGTGACCAGGCCAAGGCTACGCCTCTTGAAGGAGGGCTTGAGCGGGTCGAGGTCCGCGATGTCTGCTTTGCCTACCCGGAGCGCGAGAAGGTCTTGTGCGGAATAAATCTGCGCCTGGAGCGTGGCCGAGTGCTGGGCGTGGTCGGGCCCACAGGGGCGGGCAAAAGCTCCCTGGCGAAGCTCATGCTGCGCTACTACGACCCCTTGGAAGGCGAAATTCTGGTCAATGGCCGAGAATTGTCCTCCGTGACCCTGGATTCCTGGCGCGGACGCATCGGCTATGTCTCGCAGGAGGCGTACCTGTTTCACGGCACAGTGTCCGAAAACATCCGCCTCGGTTCGCCGTCGGCCACGGACGATGACATCATTCGGGCGGCGGACATGGCCGGATCCGGGGAATTCATCGCGGCATTGCCGCAAGGGTATGAAACCATGGTCGGAGATCGGGGCATGAAACTCTCCGGCGGACAGCGGCAGCGCATCTCCCTGGCGCGGGCTCTCTTGCGTGATCCGGAATTTCTGATCCTGGACGAAGCCACCTCCAGCGTGGACACGCGTACGGAGGAGGTCATTCAGAACAATCTCAAAAATCTGCGAGCGGACCGCATCACCCTGGCTATCGCGCACCGCCTGTCCACGGTGCGGCATTGCGACGAGATAGTGGTGGTCGTGGATGGGATCATTGTCGAGCGTGGCACGCACGGGGATCTGGTCGCGGCGGGCGGCGTGTATGCGGGGCTGTGGCAGGTGCAGAGCGGGGAATAA
- a CDS encoding OmpP1/FadL family transporter: MGKCVAIAVLALMLAGQQVQAAGFAIYDWSARGVAMGGATMAGKPDASVVASNPAAMTGLNGTQVMSGLSAVAPMVTVSIAGKESSDAESNVWMLPHAYAVKQLGERYWLGIGVFNRFGLGTEFDENWPGAGSVYYAAIKSVSLTPVLGMRLTDNWSIGLGAEANYFDFTQKKKVGGAYDVKVQGDDVGVGVNLSTWYAPTDWLSLGLMYRSSIDVHPRGEADSNLPSYLGGDKLNGDADGEITLPDSWSLGLCITPSDRLSLEFDATRTGWSSYKELDIRINGVNPSGVAVKDWKDAWRLGIGAEYALTPSWDLRAGYVYDETPVRTERADYMVPANDRQLFSTGLGWHDASWSVDLGYTYLLILDRKGAEVYVNGGVDSADFEDGDAHLLSMSVAYRF, translated from the coding sequence ATGGGGAAATGTGTTGCGATTGCCGTGTTGGCGCTGATGCTGGCTGGGCAGCAGGTTCAGGCGGCCGGGTTCGCCATATATGACTGGAGCGCGCGCGGCGTGGCCATGGGCGGCGCGACCATGGCCGGAAAACCCGACGCCTCGGTGGTGGCCTCCAACCCGGCGGCCATGACCGGTCTGAACGGCACACAGGTCATGTCCGGGCTTTCCGCCGTGGCGCCCATGGTCACGGTGTCCATTGCCGGGAAGGAAAGCAGCGATGCGGAGTCCAACGTCTGGATGCTGCCCCACGCCTATGCCGTGAAGCAGCTCGGAGAGCGCTACTGGCTGGGCATCGGCGTCTTCAACCGCTTCGGCCTGGGCACGGAGTTCGACGAGAACTGGCCGGGGGCCGGCAGCGTCTACTATGCGGCCATCAAGAGCGTTTCCCTGACCCCGGTGCTGGGCATGCGCCTGACCGACAACTGGTCCATCGGCCTCGGAGCGGAAGCCAACTATTTCGACTTCACGCAGAAAAAGAAGGTCGGCGGCGCATACGACGTCAAGGTCCAGGGCGACGACGTGGGCGTGGGCGTCAACCTGTCCACCTGGTATGCGCCCACGGACTGGCTGTCGCTGGGGCTCATGTACCGCAGTTCCATCGACGTGCACCCTCGTGGCGAAGCCGACAGCAATCTGCCCTCGTATTTGGGCGGCGACAAACTCAACGGCGACGCCGACGGTGAGATCACCCTGCCCGATTCCTGGTCCCTGGGGCTGTGCATCACGCCCTCGGACAGATTGAGCCTCGAATTCGACGCGACCCGCACGGGCTGGTCCTCGTACAAGGAACTGGACATCCGCATCAACGGCGTCAATCCGTCCGGCGTGGCCGTCAAGGATTGGAAGGACGCCTGGAGACTTGGCATCGGGGCGGAATACGCGCTGACGCCGTCCTGGGACCTGCGCGCAGGCTACGTGTACGACGAAACCCCGGTGCGCACCGAACGGGCCGACTACATGGTCCCGGCCAACGACCGCCAGCTGTTCTCCACTGGCCTTGGCTGGCATGATGCCTCCTGGAGCGTGGACCTGGGATACACCTACCTGCTGATCCTGGATCGCAAGGGGGCGGAGGTATATGTGAACGGCGGAGTGGACAGTGCCGATTTCGAAGACGGCGACGCCCATTTGCTCAGCATGAGCGTTGCCTACCGTTTCTAA
- a CDS encoding nitrite reductase, protein MNTVSESITIMPLERKDGTFALRLCLSQGELSIAMLRRVMDVMTAYGLPTLRATTGQRMNLEGVPKDKLDEIVAALGTAVEKCPPGVSVCPGSAECRYGKQETRKLGRKLTSLVKENGPYPFKVKTGVSGCSFGCGLSFVRDIGLVGKSAGWDLYFGGSATFSPGPGVALGKKLSEDEVLDRVRKALAFYKENGRKRERIGSMVRRLGHEAVAESLK, encoded by the coding sequence ATGAACACAGTTTCCGAATCCATCACCATCATGCCCCTGGAACGCAAGGACGGCACGTTCGCGCTGCGCCTGTGCCTCAGCCAGGGCGAGCTTTCCATCGCCATGCTGCGACGTGTCATGGACGTCATGACCGCATACGGCCTGCCCACCTTGCGGGCCACCACCGGCCAGCGCATGAATCTGGAAGGGGTCCCGAAGGATAAGTTGGACGAGATCGTTGCCGCGCTGGGCACTGCCGTCGAGAAATGTCCTCCCGGCGTTTCCGTGTGTCCCGGAAGCGCGGAGTGCAGATACGGCAAGCAGGAGACGCGGAAACTGGGGAGAAAGCTGACAAGCCTGGTCAAGGAAAACGGGCCGTACCCGTTCAAGGTCAAAACCGGCGTGTCCGGTTGCAGCTTCGGCTGCGGGCTCAGTTTTGTGCGCGACATCGGGTTGGTCGGCAAAAGCGCGGGGTGGGATCTCTATTTCGGCGGTTCCGCCACGTTCAGTCCCGGCCCTGGAGTAGCGCTCGGCAAAAAACTGAGTGAAGACGAAGTATTGGACCGCGTGCGCAAGGCTTTGGCATTTTATAAGGAAAACGGCAGAAAACGTGAACGCATCGGCAGCATGGTCCGCCGCCTCGGCCATGAAGCCGTTGCCGAAAGCCTGAAATAG
- a CDS encoding histidine phosphatase family protein produces the protein MSEIYLIRHGEITQSSPRRFVGQSDLPLTDRGRKQMRSVAEYLAGRGLARLLCSPLSRCMESAGIVGMALGLEPEVVPNLREIGLGVWEGLTVEEVRERFSGDYEARGRDLARFRPAGGESFADLERRAWAAFEVLSDFKSPQAIVAHGGVNRVLLCRILGMPLENLFRLGQDYGCVNVVRTGRDGFCVEVMNFRESSAQ, from the coding sequence GTGAGCGAGATTTACCTCATTCGCCACGGGGAAATCACGCAGTCCTCACCGCGCCGTTTCGTCGGCCAAAGCGATTTGCCGCTGACGGATCGAGGCCGGAAACAGATGCGCTCGGTGGCGGAATATCTTGCCGGCAGGGGGTTGGCGCGACTGCTGTGCAGCCCGCTTTCCCGCTGCATGGAGAGCGCGGGCATTGTCGGCATGGCGCTTGGGCTTGAGCCGGAAGTCGTGCCGAATCTGCGCGAGATCGGCCTTGGCGTCTGGGAGGGCTTGACGGTGGAGGAGGTGCGGGAGCGTTTTTCCGGCGATTACGAAGCCAGGGGTCGCGATCTGGCCCGGTTCCGGCCTGCGGGCGGTGAGAGTTTCGCAGATCTCGAACGCCGAGCCTGGGCCGCCTTCGAGGTTCTATCAGATTTCAAATCCCCGCAGGCCATCGTCGCCCACGGTGGGGTCAACCGGGTGCTGCTGTGCCGCATTCTGGGGATGCCGCTGGAGAATCTGTTTCGGTTGGGGCAGGATTATGGGTGCGTGAACGTGGTGCGGACTGGACGGGATGGGTTTTGTGTCGAGGTGATGAATTTTCGTGAATCGTCAGCGCAATAA
- a CDS encoding DVU_1551 family NTP transferase produces MTLVGPRFAAVILSAGLSSRMGDFKPLMDLAGQTVLARCVRTFRDAGIAKIVVVIGHRASEVQVEVERFGVSTIHNPVFEQGMFSSVRAAVASLAGLDAFFLLPVDIPLVRPATVDSLVQAYDGRIAYPCFRGERGHPPLIPTRLIQAILGHDGKGGMKSLLEGHPSLDVPVWDQGVLLDADTPDDFAALVCRATRLVVGTRAEAALLAAMVMPERGVAHGRAAASVAVRLGEEVNRHGGALDLDLIHNAALLHDIGKGQPNHEACGGELLAGLGLHGLAGIVASHRDVPPPLSGVLTEKEVVCLADKLVRGSQRISVQERFAEKLALYSLDAHACLAIRGRMNNALALRGLVERFCGRDIEEILDGVLP; encoded by the coding sequence ATGACTTTGGTCGGGCCTCGCTTTGCGGCGGTCATTCTGTCCGCCGGGCTGTCTTCGCGTATGGGGGATTTCAAGCCGCTCATGGATCTGGCGGGGCAAACGGTTCTGGCCCGTTGCGTAAGAACGTTCCGGGATGCGGGAATCGCCAAAATCGTGGTCGTGATCGGTCATCGCGCGTCGGAAGTTCAAGTAGAGGTTGAGAGATTTGGTGTTTCGACCATTCATAATCCCGTTTTCGAGCAGGGCATGTTTTCTTCCGTACGGGCTGCAGTGGCCTCATTGGCGGGTCTGGACGCCTTTTTTCTTTTGCCAGTGGACATCCCGCTGGTGCGCCCCGCGACCGTTGATTCTTTGGTTCAGGCGTATGACGGGCGCATCGCCTATCCCTGTTTCAGAGGCGAGCGCGGGCATCCGCCGCTCATTCCCACCCGGCTCATCCAGGCAATTTTGGGCCACGATGGAAAAGGGGGGATGAAAAGCCTTCTGGAGGGGCATCCGTCTCTGGACGTGCCTGTTTGGGACCAAGGAGTTCTGCTCGACGCGGACACTCCGGACGACTTTGCGGCCCTGGTCTGCCGCGCTACAAGGCTTGTCGTCGGCACGAGGGCCGAAGCTGCTCTTCTGGCCGCCATGGTCATGCCGGAGCGCGGCGTGGCCCATGGGCGGGCCGCAGCCTCGGTTGCCGTGCGGTTGGGTGAGGAAGTGAACCGTCATGGCGGAGCTCTTGATCTGGATCTGATTCACAACGCGGCTCTGCTGCACGATATCGGCAAGGGGCAGCCCAATCACGAGGCGTGCGGTGGCGAGCTTTTGGCCGGATTGGGCTTGCATGGTCTGGCCGGGATAGTGGCCAGCCACCGCGACGTGCCTCCGCCGCTCTCCGGCGTGCTTACAGAAAAGGAAGTTGTCTGCCTGGCGGACAAGCTGGTGCGCGGTTCACAGCGAATTTCCGTGCAGGAGCGCTTCGCGGAAAAGCTGGCCCTCTACAGCCTTGATGCGCACGCCTGCCTGGCCATTCGCGGACGCATGAACAACGCCCTGGCCTTGCGTGGATTGGTGGAGCGGTTTTGTGGCCGTGACATTGAGGAGATTCTGGACGGGGTGCTGCCGTGA
- a CDS encoding XdhC family aldehyde oxidoreductase maturation factor yields the protein MKEILQDLIVTLEQGRNAVFCGIVESSGSAPRTSGARMLVLPDGSIRGSVGGGAVEGACMAMAGKILEGEESHRYLSFDMTATKAADAGMVCGGAVRVLLQRVTPDQLQFFQRLDRMRSQGDRPVLVTVMSGEESPILDVWSAREGLDGMNLPDALAEELIRKAAKARQSFSLEGDDLRVFAEPVINPSVLHLVGAGHVALATAKVAAFAGFEVVVMDDRAEFASEERYPEAREVRVLQSFDGCLSELGTDDFVVIVTRGHLHDRDVLAQALRTQAGYIGMIGSRSKRDAVYRSLLESGYTEQDLARVHCPIGLPIGADTPEEIAVSIVGEMISVRAGLSA from the coding sequence ATGAAAGAGATATTGCAGGACCTGATCGTCACCCTGGAGCAGGGACGCAATGCCGTTTTTTGCGGCATCGTCGAGAGCTCCGGGTCGGCCCCGCGCACATCCGGGGCGAGGATGCTGGTCCTTCCTGACGGGTCGATACGTGGTTCCGTGGGCGGCGGGGCAGTGGAAGGGGCGTGCATGGCCATGGCCGGGAAAATTTTGGAAGGCGAGGAGTCGCATCGGTACCTGTCCTTCGACATGACCGCGACCAAGGCCGCCGACGCGGGCATGGTTTGCGGCGGGGCGGTGCGCGTCCTCCTGCAGCGGGTCACGCCGGATCAGCTTCAATTTTTTCAACGGCTGGATCGAATGCGCAGCCAGGGCGACCGGCCCGTGCTCGTCACCGTCATGTCCGGGGAAGAGAGTCCCATCCTGGATGTTTGGAGCGCACGGGAGGGGCTGGACGGAATGAACCTGCCCGACGCGCTGGCCGAAGAGCTCATCCGCAAGGCGGCCAAAGCCCGCCAGTCCTTCAGCCTGGAAGGGGACGACCTGCGCGTCTTTGCCGAGCCTGTGATCAATCCGAGCGTCCTGCATCTCGTCGGCGCGGGGCACGTGGCTCTGGCCACGGCCAAGGTCGCGGCTTTTGCCGGGTTCGAGGTGGTGGTCATGGACGACAGGGCCGAGTTCGCAAGCGAGGAGCGCTACCCCGAGGCCCGCGAGGTGCGGGTGCTGCAGAGTTTTGACGGCTGCCTGAGCGAGCTTGGGACCGATGATTTCGTGGTCATCGTCACCCGCGGCCATCTGCACGATCGCGACGTCCTGGCTCAGGCCCTGAGAACCCAGGCAGGGTACATCGGCATGATCGGCAGTCGCAGCAAGCGTGACGCGGTGTACCGCTCCCTGCTGGAATCGGGCTATACAGAGCAGGATCTTGCCCGGGTGCACTGCCCCATCGGTCTGCCCATCGGAGCCGATACCCCCGAAGAGATCGCGGTCAGCATTGTGGGCGAGATGATCAGTGTGCGAGCGGGATTGTCTGCATGA
- a CDS encoding DVU_1553 family AMP-dependent CoA ligase encodes MNCSSVDALTARRLGLSLPLERSSLETAQMASLRRTVEHACAKSPWYRERLAGFDPASLRTSADLSRLPLLSSDELAAHGPRLVCVSQSEVARIITLQTSGSTGSPKRLHFTHDDLDVTVDFFLHGMLSLISPVDNVLALLPFTQPDSTGALLLQALGQGGVRCAGFWPPTDWEDLAEQIRSEGYSCLVGLPQHLLTLAYALPHGLVRSMLLCSDYAPPMLRTRIEEASGCETFLHYGTTETGLGGGVECGAHDGCHLRESDLLVEVVHPHTGQPMPEGEPGEVVVTTLGRRAMPLLRYRTGDLARLVTQPCVCGGVTARLCAIQGRQTACRLAGGFSVTSQDLDDALFALDGLLDYRATLGHANGCDLLGIEFLARPGHEHVDRELSLTLAKVPAIASALAQGGLRFGPMLRVSAFSPSHTVKRTLFDQRGSRP; translated from the coding sequence GTGAACTGTTCGTCCGTGGATGCCCTGACCGCCCGGCGGCTGGGTTTGTCTTTGCCGCTGGAGCGCTCGAGCCTGGAGACGGCGCAGATGGCGAGCCTGCGCCGGACCGTGGAACATGCCTGCGCCAAAAGCCCGTGGTACCGGGAGCGGCTGGCCGGATTTGATCCCGCCTCCCTGCGCACCTCTGCGGATCTGTCCCGGCTGCCTCTGCTGAGCAGCGACGAGCTTGCGGCCCATGGCCCGCGTCTTGTCTGCGTATCCCAGAGCGAGGTGGCCCGCATCATCACCCTGCAGACTTCGGGTAGCACAGGATCGCCCAAGCGTCTGCATTTCACGCATGACGATCTGGACGTGACGGTGGATTTTTTTCTGCACGGCATGCTGAGCCTCATCTCTCCTGTGGACAACGTGCTGGCCCTCTTGCCTTTTACCCAGCCGGACAGCACGGGAGCCCTGCTCTTGCAGGCCCTCGGGCAAGGAGGAGTGCGCTGCGCCGGGTTCTGGCCCCCGACGGATTGGGAGGATCTGGCCGAACAAATTCGGAGTGAAGGCTATTCGTGTCTCGTCGGTCTGCCTCAGCATCTTTTGACTCTGGCGTATGCGCTTCCGCATGGTCTGGTTCGAAGCATGCTGCTGTGTTCGGATTATGCTCCGCCCATGCTCCGGACCCGCATCGAAGAGGCCAGTGGCTGTGAAACCTTCCTGCATTACGGGACCACGGAGACCGGGCTGGGCGGGGGAGTGGAATGCGGAGCGCACGACGGCTGCCATCTGCGCGAATCCGACCTGCTGGTGGAGGTCGTGCATCCGCACACGGGCCAGCCCATGCCCGAGGGCGAACCGGGCGAGGTGGTGGTGACCACGCTCGGTCGCCGGGCCATGCCGCTTTTGCGCTACCGCACCGGGGATCTGGCCCGTCTGGTCACGCAGCCGTGCGTCTGCGGCGGCGTCACGGCGCGGCTGTGCGCCATCCAGGGGCGGCAAACCGCGTGCCGCCTCGCAGGCGGGTTCAGCGTGACCAGTCAGGATCTGGATGACGCTCTTTTTGCTCTCGACGGGCTGCTGGACTACCGCGCCACATTGGGTCACGCCAACGGGTGTGATCTGCTCGGCATTGAATTCCTGGCCAGACCGGGGCATGAACATGTGGATCGGGAACTTTCCCTGACACTTGCGAAGGTCCCGGCCATCGCTTCGGCTCTGGCGCAAGGGGGCTTGAGGTTTGGGCCCATGCTGCGGGTCTCGGCTTTTTCTCCTTCACACACAGTGAAGCGCACACTTTTTGACCAACGCGGGAGCAGACCATGA